TGGAACGAGGCGATGTTGCTGTCCGGCAGATGCCCCGCCAGGTACGGGTCCAGCAGCCAGGAGTAGCACACGAACCGGCCGGCGGGACGGTCCGGGAACCTTTCGGCGAAGAACCGCACGGCCCGGCCGTAGGCGTCCTGGACGGCCGCCGGGGTCAGGGATCCGGTCGGCGGGATGTGCACGTCGAGCTCCCAGCCCACCCCGGTGCCGCTCATCCGGAGGGCGAACTGCAGCCGCCCGAGGTGGAACAGGTTGCCGGCCAGGTGCAGCGTCAGCCAGCTCCAGCTCTCGAGGCCGAAGCGCCCGTGGGTGATCCGGTGCAGGCGGAACTGACGGCCGACATCGGCCAGGGTGGCCTCGGTGATCGCCGGCGGCACACCGTGATCGGTGTGCCAGCGGATCACCTCCGGCGCGAAGCGGACGATGGCCACGATCCAGGCCTGCGCCGCTCGATCCCCGGTTCGGGCGCCGGCGGCCGGCCGATCGCGGGACGGCAGCTCGCGGGGAAAGGTGCCGAGTCGGCTGGTCAGCACGGCCATCGCATCGGCGACGCCGTCCGGCGGATCGGCCAGCAGAGCATCGATCGGGGGGCGGTCGACCGGGTCGAGGTCGAGTATCCGGACGAGATCGTCGTCGAGTTCGGTCGGCACGGTGCCGAGTGTGCCTGGTGGGGGCCCGGCAAGTGCACGCGGACGGAGCGGATTGTCCGATCCGGGCGCCGCGAGCGGGTCGGAATCGGTCGATCGGGCGGCCAGCGGCAAAACCACCCATCTGCGGACCTGAGTGCTGCGACCTGGGGCGATGATGGCCGACCGGGGTGCTGGGCGGGCCGTCCGGGCGACGGGCGACGCTCGGACGGCGGCCTGCCCGGCAGAATGAGGGCTTCGAAGGCGGTCCGGAACCGCCTCCCGGCGCGGGCGGAAGACAGGTGGTGCAGGCGATGAGTGGGCCAACCGAGGCACGGTCGTGCCCGTCGTGCGGCGCCGTCGTCGACTCCCAGTACTGCCCGCACTGCGGGGCCAGGGTCGTCCCGATGGGCGGCGAGCCGTCCGCCCCGTCCCCGGTGTGGACCGGGGCGACGGCGGTCCGGGAGCCGGATCTCGAGGCGGTGACCCTTCCGTCGATCCCGGTCGTCCGGGCGGCCGACGGCCCGGCTGCGGCGGTTCCCGAGATGTTCCCGACCGAGATGGTCCCGACCTCGGCCCCGCCGGCCGCGCAGGCCTGGTCGCAGACGCCCGACCCGGCCAATCCGCAGACCGGGCTGTTCCCGGGCTGGACCGGCATGTATCCGGCGGTCGCCACCGACGGGGCCGGCGGCGGGCAGGGTTCGCGGCGTGAGCGTCGTCGTCGGGCTCTGTACGGCGTCCTCGGCATCGCCGCGGTCACCGCCGTCGTCCTGCTGGCCGCCCTGCTGATCGCGCCGCACTGGAGCGGTACGGCGGCCGACACGGCCGACAAGAACGGTCAGCCGACCGCGGTGAGTTCAGCGCCGATGTCCGCGGCCCCGTCCTCGAGCCGGTCGGCCTCCGGCGTCCAACCGACCGCTGCCACGTCGGTGCCGGTCGCCCCTCCGGCCAGCACGGTCACCGTCACCGCCTCGGTCACCTCCACCACCGCGACCCCCACCCCGTCGTCACCCAAGACCACCCACGCGCCGGCCAAGGCGACCACACCGAAGAAGACCACACCCAAGAAGACCCCGCCGGCCGCCCTTCCGTTCGGGGTACCGCAGAAGAACATCGTCTGCAGTCCCGGCTACGTGGTGCAGTTGGCCTCGGAACTGACCGCCGCTGCCTTCACGGCGCGGGTCGCCACGTTGAAGGCGGCCGGTCAGGTGCCGGCCGGCTCCTTGGCCGCCGATTCGGCCAAGTCCTGCAAGATCTTCACGAGCCAGAGCAACACGCTGGTCCTGTACTCGGGGCCGTACGCCGGAAAGTACGACGGCTGCGCGGCTCGCCTCGCCGGCCCGGCCGACGCGTACATCAAGGGCGGCAACCCGGCCACCGCCCAGCAGTACGTCTCCTGCCTGTGTCCGATGGTGACCGGCCGCCTGCCGCAGTACGGTCAGGTCGGTCAGACAGGGGTGTGGATCGGTGAGCTGCAGCGGGTGCTCGGCAATCGGCTGAACATCGACATCCCCGACCTGACCGGGCAGTGGGGGACCTACACGGCCGGAACCAGGGACGCGGTCCGGAAGTTCCAGCAGGCGGCCCACCTGCCGCCGACCGGTGTGGTGACCGGTCGCACCTGGGAGTCGCTGCGCCGAGCCAGCTGCTGACGCGGAACGCGGTCAGCCGATGCGGGTGACCGCGAATTCGTTCGCCGGGTGGGCGATCTCGTCCTGCGCCTGCACCAGCTGGATCTCCCGGGCTCCGGCGTCGAGGGTGCGCCGGAGGATGGCATGTACCGAGGACGCCACCCGGCCCAGGGCGACCTCTATGCCGTCCGGGAGATGGGCCAGGAACAGGGCCGCCGTGACGTCACCGGCGCCGTTGACCGCGATCGGCAGGCGGGGCGTACGGACCAGGAACGCCCCGGTCGGATCGACGGCCAGCATGCAGATCTCGTCCTCGGCGCCCAGGCCGTCCACCGACGTGACCAGGACGGTGGACGGACCCGCGGCCCGCACCCGTTCGACCGCGGCCAGCAGTCCGGGCATCTGGCCGACCGCGGCCACCGGCACACCGGCCAGGAAGGCCAGCTCGAAGGCGTTCGGGGTGACGATGTCGGCCGACGGGACGACCCGGTCGCGGATCAGCTCGGGCACCCCGGGCAGCACGAACATGCCGCGGTCGACGTCGCCCATCACCGGGTCGCAGCAGTAGATCGCGGCCGGGTTCAGGGCCCGGACGCGGGCCACGGTGTCCAGCACCACCTCGGCGACGCCGGGGGAGCCCTGGTACCCGGTGAGCACCGCGTCGACCGTGCCGAGCATCCCGCGATCGGCGATACCCTCGATGACGTCGGCCACCACCGCCGCGTCGAACACCGGCCCCCGCCATGACCCGTAGCCGGTGTGGTTGGAGAAGTGAACGGTCAACACCGGCCAGACGTCGTGCCCGAGGCGCTGCAGCGGGAACGTGGCCGCGCTGTTCCCCACGTGTCCGTAGGCGACCGACGACTGGATGGACAGAATGCGCATGGACCAGAACTGTAGGGCGTCGGCCGTGGGCCGAATGCGTCCAGAACCCGTCCACAGAGTCCTGTGACACGATAAGGGTTGTCCTGCGTGCGGGTTTCAGAGCGCGGCCGGCGGGGGAATGGACGAGAATCGTTCCGGTCCCGCCGGCGGGGTCGATCAGTTCGAGGGAGAACGACGTGGTCGCACCAACTGTCACCGACCAGTTCGATCCGCATCCGGGTGACGAGCCGGACCGGCTGCCCCACCCGGCCCTGGTCCTGCCGCCGGCCCAGCTGGCCGGCCGGATCCAGCACACCCTCGTCGGGCAGGCGATCACCGAGCGGCAGGTCCGCGAGCACGCCCGGGAATGCCTGGAGTACGGCTTCGACGCGGCGATCGTCCCGCCGTCGTGGGTCTGGGCCGCGCAGGACGAGATGCGCGGGGCGCCGGGGCGGGTCGGCTCGTTCATCGACTACCCCCACGGCAG
This window of the Nakamurella panacisegetis genome carries:
- a CDS encoding peptidoglycan-binding protein is translated as MSGPTEARSCPSCGAVVDSQYCPHCGARVVPMGGEPSAPSPVWTGATAVREPDLEAVTLPSIPVVRAADGPAAAVPEMFPTEMVPTSAPPAAQAWSQTPDPANPQTGLFPGWTGMYPAVATDGAGGGQGSRRERRRRALYGVLGIAAVTAVVLLAALLIAPHWSGTAADTADKNGQPTAVSSAPMSAAPSSSRSASGVQPTAATSVPVAPPASTVTVTASVTSTTATPTPSSPKTTHAPAKATTPKKTTPKKTPPAALPFGVPQKNIVCSPGYVVQLASELTAAAFTARVATLKAAGQVPAGSLAADSAKSCKIFTSQSNTLVLYSGPYAGKYDGCAARLAGPADAYIKGGNPATAQQYVSCLCPMVTGRLPQYGQVGQTGVWIGELQRVLGNRLNIDIPDLTGQWGTYTAGTRDAVRKFQQAAHLPPTGVVTGRTWESLRRASC
- a CDS encoding acyltransferase domain-containing protein yields the protein MPTELDDDLVRILDLDPVDRPPIDALLADPPDGVADAMAVLTSRLGTFPRELPSRDRPAAGARTGDRAAQAWIVAIVRFAPEVIRWHTDHGVPPAITEATLADVGRQFRLHRITHGRFGLESWSWLTLHLAGNLFHLGRLQFALRMSGTGVGWELDVHIPPTGSLTPAAVQDAYGRAVRFFAERFPDRPAGRFVCYSWLLDPYLAGHLPDSNIASFQRGYDLRGDGVPSDDDVLYFVFRTRSGSAALPRITSLQRLVLDRIDGGDHWLAFHGTRPLPAGRSGATSDGAPRD
- the pdxY gene encoding pyridoxal kinase PdxY produces the protein MRILSIQSSVAYGHVGNSAATFPLQRLGHDVWPVLTVHFSNHTGYGSWRGPVFDAAVVADVIEGIADRGMLGTVDAVLTGYQGSPGVAEVVLDTVARVRALNPAAIYCCDPVMGDVDRGMFVLPGVPELIRDRVVPSADIVTPNAFELAFLAGVPVAAVGQMPGLLAAVERVRAAGPSTVLVTSVDGLGAEDEICMLAVDPTGAFLVRTPRLPIAVNGAGDVTAALFLAHLPDGIEVALGRVASSVHAILRRTLDAGAREIQLVQAQDEIAHPANEFAVTRIG